One stretch of Gopherus flavomarginatus isolate rGopFla2 chromosome 2, rGopFla2.mat.asm, whole genome shotgun sequence DNA includes these proteins:
- the SDCBP gene encoding syntenin-1 isoform X1 gives MSLYPSLEDLKVDKVIQAQTAFSSNPANPAILSEASAPIPRDGSLYPRLYPELSEYMGLSLNEEEVQKNLPVVAGTQSQGQLVTRPSAVNYMVAPVTGNDVGIRRAEIKQGIREIIVCKDQDGKIGLRLKSIDNGIFVQLVQANSPASLAGLRFGDQVLQINGENCAGWSSEKSHKVLKQASGERISMIIRDRPFERTLTMHKDSTGHVGFIFKNGKVTSIVKDSSAARNGLLTEHNMCEINGQNVIGLKDSQIADILATAGNVVTITIMPSYIFEHIIKRMASGIMKSLMDHTIPEV, from the exons ATGTCTCTCTATCCTTCTCTGGAAGATCTGAAAGTGGACAAGGTAATTCAG GCCCAGACTGCCTTTTCTTCAAACCCTGCCAATCCAGCAATTTTGTCTGAAGCCTCTGCTCCCATCCCTCGAGATGGAA GCCTCTATCCCAGACTATACCCAGAACTTTCTGAGTACATGGGTCTGAGTCTTAATGAAGAAGAGGTACAGAAAAACTTGCCAGTGGTTGCAGGTACACAATCTCAGGGG CAGCTGGTAACAAGACCCTCCGCTGTGAATTATATGGTGGCTCCAGTAACTGGAAATGATGTTGGAATTCGCAGAGCAGAGATTAAACAAGGTATCCGTGAAATAATTGTATGTAAAGATCAGGATGGAAAAATTGGACTTCGTCTTAAATCTATAGACAAT GGTATATTTGTCCAGTTAGTACAAGCCAACTCTCCAGCATCTTTAGCCGGTCTGAGGTTTGGGGACCAAGTTCTGCAAATTAATGGTGAAAATTGTGCAGGATGGAGCTCTGAGAAATCCCATAAAGTTCTCAAGCAGGCTTCAGGGGAGAGAATTTCGATGATTATTCGTGACAG GCCTTTTGAACGAACTCTTACTATGCATAAGGACAGCACAGGTCATGTTGGCTTCATATTCAAAAATGGAAAAGTAACCTCAATAGTAAAAGACAGTTCTGCTGCTAGAAATGGACTTCTTACAGAGCACAACATGTGTGAAATAAATGGCCAGAACGTAATTGGACTGAAG GACTCCCAAATTGCAGACATATTGGCAACAGCTGGAAATGTTGTGACAATTACTATCATGCCTTCATATATCTTTGAACACATAATTAAGAG AATGGCTTCTGGCATCATGAAAAGTCTGATGGACCATACAATCCCTGAAGTCTAA
- the SDCBP gene encoding syntenin-1 isoform X2 has protein sequence MSLYPSLEDLKVDKVIQAQTAFSSNPANPAILSEASAPIPRDGSLYPRLYPELSEYMGLSLNEEEVQKNLPVVAGTQSQGLVTRPSAVNYMVAPVTGNDVGIRRAEIKQGIREIIVCKDQDGKIGLRLKSIDNGIFVQLVQANSPASLAGLRFGDQVLQINGENCAGWSSEKSHKVLKQASGERISMIIRDRPFERTLTMHKDSTGHVGFIFKNGKVTSIVKDSSAARNGLLTEHNMCEINGQNVIGLKDSQIADILATAGNVVTITIMPSYIFEHIIKRMASGIMKSLMDHTIPEV, from the exons ATGTCTCTCTATCCTTCTCTGGAAGATCTGAAAGTGGACAAGGTAATTCAG GCCCAGACTGCCTTTTCTTCAAACCCTGCCAATCCAGCAATTTTGTCTGAAGCCTCTGCTCCCATCCCTCGAGATGGAA GCCTCTATCCCAGACTATACCCAGAACTTTCTGAGTACATGGGTCTGAGTCTTAATGAAGAAGAGGTACAGAAAAACTTGCCAGTGGTTGCAGGTACACAATCTCAGGGG CTGGTAACAAGACCCTCCGCTGTGAATTATATGGTGGCTCCAGTAACTGGAAATGATGTTGGAATTCGCAGAGCAGAGATTAAACAAGGTATCCGTGAAATAATTGTATGTAAAGATCAGGATGGAAAAATTGGACTTCGTCTTAAATCTATAGACAAT GGTATATTTGTCCAGTTAGTACAAGCCAACTCTCCAGCATCTTTAGCCGGTCTGAGGTTTGGGGACCAAGTTCTGCAAATTAATGGTGAAAATTGTGCAGGATGGAGCTCTGAGAAATCCCATAAAGTTCTCAAGCAGGCTTCAGGGGAGAGAATTTCGATGATTATTCGTGACAG GCCTTTTGAACGAACTCTTACTATGCATAAGGACAGCACAGGTCATGTTGGCTTCATATTCAAAAATGGAAAAGTAACCTCAATAGTAAAAGACAGTTCTGCTGCTAGAAATGGACTTCTTACAGAGCACAACATGTGTGAAATAAATGGCCAGAACGTAATTGGACTGAAG GACTCCCAAATTGCAGACATATTGGCAACAGCTGGAAATGTTGTGACAATTACTATCATGCCTTCATATATCTTTGAACACATAATTAAGAG AATGGCTTCTGGCATCATGAAAAGTCTGATGGACCATACAATCCCTGAAGTCTAA